A segment of the Brevinematia bacterium genome:
TTACCAGAAAAACAAGAGGATAAAAAGATTATCAAAAAAGGACCTAGTAAACACATTGCATACACTTCAGATGGTCAACCGACGCAAGCGCTCAAGGGATTTCTAAGTTCTGTTTCTTCGCTTCAGGGTGAGATAAAAATACTAAGAGAAGGTGAAAAGGAGTTTGTGTTCTTTGAAGGGAAGCAGGAAGGCAGGTATGCTAAGGATATTCTTAAAGATGAGATACCTAAGATTGTGAAGACACTGAAGTTTCCGAAAACAATGAAATGGTCGGACGTAGGATACTCTTTTGTGAGACCTGTGAGGTGGCTTGTGTGTATGCTTGGTAAAGAAGTTATTGATATTGAGATAGGTGGTGTTAGAGCATCAAATATTTCCTGTGGACATAGATTTATTGGAGAAAACATTAGGATAGAGGATCCAAAGCACTATGAAGTTTTACTTGAGACCAAGGGTAAGGTAATACCTTCACCTGAAAAGAGAAAGCAGGTAATTCTAAGCAAAGTTGATGAAGTTGAAAAAAAGCTTGGCTGTAAATCATTACTCTCAGATAGACTTCTTGAGGAAATAGTAAACCTTGTGGAGTATCCGGATTGTGGAGTAGGAACATTTGATGAAACTTTCTTAACAGTGCCTAGTGAAATCCTTGTTTCTGAAATGGTGGATCACCAGAAATTCATACCTCTTACACAAGACGGGAAATTGATAAACAAGTTCATAATCATAACTAATACGATACCAAATGAGAAGATAGTAAAGGGCAATGAAAAGGTGATATCAGCAAGGCTTAATGATGGTAAGTTCCTTTATGAAGAGGATCTAAAAAGGTCCATAAACTTCTTTGTGGAGAAGACAAAGGAACTTGTGTTTTTTGGTGAACTTGGAACGGTGTATGATAAAATGCAGAGAATGGAAAAACTTTCGGAGATAGTGTGTGACATACTCAAGGTAGAAGGTAAGGAAGAAATAGTAAGAAGTGCAAGTATAAGCAAGTTTGACTTAACAACAGGTGTTGTTTACGAATTTCCTGAACTACAGGGAATAATGGGATATTACTACTCTCTTGCCTTTAAGGAAAGTAAAAAAGTTGCAGAATACATAAAGGAGCACTACAAACCTATTTCTGCAGATGACGAGCTTCCTTCAACGGTAGGGGGAAGTATACTATCAATTGTTGACAAGCTTGATAGCATTTTCTCACTCTATTCTGCAGGTAGGAAAGTTTCCGGTTCAAGCGATCCATATGGTCTAAGAAGGCAACTTATAGGAGTGTCTAGAATTTGTATTCACAACTCTTTTGATCTTGACATAATAGATGTTTTTGAGAGAGCGGTTGGTTTGTATGAAAGTTTTCTAAGAAGGAGTAAGGAAGAAGTAAAGGAAGATTTGGAACAGTTTATAAGTGTAAGACTCAAAGGACTTTTTAGGGAAATGGGTTTTAGAACTGATGAAATTGAAAGTACAGTGAGGAAAACTACCAATCCATACGATGCATACCTTAGAGTGAAGGCTGTAAATAGCTTTAGAAACAGAGGAGAATTTGTAGATGTAGCGATACTTTTCAAAAGAGTGAGGAATATTTTACTTGAAGCGGGATTCACCTCTCCTAAAGAAGTAGATCTCTGCCTTTTAACACAGGAAGAGAGGGAACTATATTCTCTTATTCTATCCAAGAAAGAAAGTGTGGAGAAGAAAATTGCTGACAAGAATTATGAGGAGGTTTTGAATCTTCTTTTAGAGTTTCAAAAACCAGTTCATATCTTTTTTGAGAGAGTCTTTGTAATGGATCAAAACCAAAAAATAAGGGAGAATAGACTTTCCATTCTCTACAGATTATATGAGATGTTTGAAAAATTAGTAGACTTTAATGCGATGGAGTTTGCGTAATTGGAAAATGTTTGTATGCCTATCCTCCTCTGAAATCTTCAACAACCTTAACTTTAATTCTAACCTTTGATATTATATTCTGGACCCTCTCTTTAAGTTCTTCAATAGCAGTATGAGGAAGTAGGTGGTTACTATATCTACTCTCATTAACGATATCAGAGATAAATTCAAGGTGATTTGAAAACTCAGGTATGAAACTCTTCAGTCCAGTGCAGTACTCCTCTACACCCATAGATTTCTTGTAAGGGAAGATATAGGAGGTATAAGAGAGCATGTTGATAAAAATCTTGACTATTGTTTCTATCTCCTCAATCTTCTCTTTAGAAACTTCCTCCTTGTGGATGTGCATTGAAGCCATTATCTCCTCTTCTATCTCCTTTGGTATATAAGCACGCTTTCTAACGAAAAACAGCCTTCTCAGAATATCAAAAAGCGATCTAAAGAAGTTTCCTACGAAGTAAGCAAAAATCTCATAAACTTTGACAAAAAAACCTAACACAGGAATGTCTTTTACTTTGAAAACTTTCTTAAGTATAAACCCAATGATTATTATCGTAGCTAAGATCAGAAGAAGGTATTGGATAAAAAACAAGATGATAAGCCAATCTATTCCTCTCCTTACTTTTCTTTCAGGTTTAGGGGTAGCAACGAGATTTTCGTTAGTTATGTCTTTAGCCATAAGTCTCTCTCTTATTCTTTTGATCTCCTCTTCACTTACTTTTCTCTCCTGAGAGATTATCTCATTTATTTTATCTCTTAAAGCTAGATTAGCTATTTTTGAAATTTCGCTAGCACCAAAATAGATTCCCACGGAGAGAATTAGAGAAACAAGTGTTATTAGGATGGTTGATACGAGCGAGAATTTGACCAGTTTATTCATGAAATCTATATTTCCGATATTAATCTTCTTGATGATACTGTCTTCCAAAACGTAGGCTTTTGCTACGTTTAGCAACAGCATAATACAGGATACGACGAAAAGGATAGTATAGATTGAGGTCAGAAGGGTAGATCCTGAGAGGATTAGTGCGATGGAGAAGAGAACTAACATGGATGAGAAAGTTATAACTAATGTTTTGATTGACTTTCTTATACTGTGTTTTTCAAAGTATTTCTCGTCAAATATCTCCTCAATGTTAATGCCACTAGCTATTGAATTAGCAGTAGTCGTGAGAATCTCGTATGGAAGATTTGTCAATCTCACGATGTGACCGTTAATGATTCTAAGAGCAATCCAGAAGGCTACCGAGATACCAAAGCTTATATCTAGAAACTCATTTATGTTCTTACCTAGGCTAAATCCTTTTAGGAAGATAAAATTAAAGAGCAAAAGGAGAAATATTTCAAATATTGTTTCAATGATACTTCTTAAAAACTTACCACCTGCAAAAATAGAAGAATTGGTGTATATAGAGAAAGGGATGATGAACAAGAAATATATAGGATACCAGTTAAAATACGGTGAATTGTAATTACTAAGCACTTTAGCAACCTCAACAAGTATTCCGAAAAAGGAGAAGGAAATTAAAAAGGGTAGTAAAGCGTAGACTATGACTTTTTCTTCAAAAACAAGATCTAGAAGGCTCTTACTTTTTTGGTTGTTCATAAGTAAATTATAATAAATTGTGGAAAGAGGTCTCTAGCATCATTTGGCTTAGAAGTGAAAGGAGATCGCAAGTTATGGATCAGAAATTTAAAATTTTAGATGTATGAAAGAATTTGTGCATCTCCATGTTCACACAGAATATAGCTTACTTGATGGTGCAAATAAGATTTCTGAGCTTGTTAGTAAGGCAAAAGAATATGGGATGCCATCTCTTGCTATAACAGATCACGGGAATCTGTTTGGGAGTATAGAGTTTTATAAGGTATGTAAGGATGTTGGTATAAAGCCGATAGTTGGTGTTGAGGCATATCTCACAGAAGATATGCATAAAAAAGAGAAGGTTCAGAAGGTAGATCCTTATAGTCTTGATAAACAATATTCTCATATCACTCTTCTTGCTAAGGATATAATTGGGTATAAGAATCTTGTTAAGATGGTCACAAAGTCCTACACAGAAGGGTTTTACTATAAGCCTAGAATAGACAAGAAGCTTCTGGAAGAACACAGAAGGGGGATTATAGTTCTAAGTGGCTGTATAGCTGGAGAGATCCCCCAACTTCTGCTAAGGGGTAATTTTAAGGAAGCTAGGAGAGTGGCTGATTGGTACATATCCACCTTTGGTAGAGATAATTTCTATATTGAGATTCAAAGGCATGATCTAGATGAGGAGAAAGTGGTAAATCCTGCTCTTGTGAAGCTAGCGAAGGATACTGGAGTTAAAATAGTAGCAACTGGTGATGCACACTATCTTCGGGTAGAAGATGCTAAGATTCATGATGTTTTGCTGTGTATTCAGACAAATAGTAGGAGATCAGATCCAAACAGATTCAGGTTTCCAAATAACACATTCTACCTAAAGTCACCTGAGGAGATGTGGAAAGATTTTGCTGATTTTCCAGAAGCTCTTCTTAGTAGTATAGAGATCAGCGAAAAGTGTAATTTAGAGATACCTTTCGGTAATAAAGAATTGATGCCTAAGTATTATGATGACAACCTAGAGGGTAGTGTAGATGAAAAGCTTAAGGAGATGATTTTTGAAGGCTTGCTTAGAATATTTGGTGATAATATTCCGCAAGAATACATTGATAGGGCAAATTACGAGTTTGAAGTAATAAAAAGCATGGGATTTAGTAATTATTTTTTAGTTGTTCAGGACTTTGTAAATTGGGCTCGTAGGATGAATATTCCTGTTGGACCTGGGAGAGGTTCAGCAGCAGGGGCTTTAATAGCCTACGCTTTGGGAATAACTCAAGTTGACCCTATAAGATATAACCTACTCTTTGAAAGATTTCTTAATCCTGAAAGAATAACAATGCCGGACATTGATGTAGATGTAGCAGATAGAGATAGGGAAAAAGTCATAAAGTATTTGACAGAAAAATATGGCAAAGAGAATACTGCAAACATCATCACTTTCGGGACTCTTCAACCCAAAGCAGCAATAAGGGATGTTGGTAGAGTTTTGGGGATACAATCAGCTAGAATAGACAGTGTTGCTAAGGCCATATCAAACGTAGAAAGTGTTTCGGAAGCAAGAACTTTAGTCTCCGAGGTGAGAGAGATATGCGAAGGTAAGAATGACCTGGAAAAAGAGTGGATTGACATAGCTGAGAAACTTGAAGGAATAGTAAGACATGCGTCAATTCATGCTTCGGGCATAGTTATATCTTCGATTCCTATTCATGAGTTTATAGCATTCTACCGTGACCCGAAAGAAGAAGTTATATCTACTCAGATTTCAGCTCAGTATCTTGAGGAACTGGGTTTCTTAAAGATGGATATATTGGGACTAGCTAACCTATCAGTTATACAGGATACTGTTGAGCTTATAATGAAAACTAGAGGAATAGAAATAGATATCTCTCAGATTCCCCTTGATGATCCGAAAACGTACGAATTACTGTCTTCTGGCAGAACTGATGGAGTGTTTCAAGTAGAATCTGAGGGAATGAAGGAGATGCTAAAGAGAATGAAGCCATCGTGCATAGAGGATATAATAGCAGCGTTAGCTTTATACAGACCTGGACCACTTGGATCGGGGATGGATAAACAGTATATAAATAGAAAACACGGTGCAGAAAAGGTAGAATATCCCCACCCAGATCTAGAGGAAATCCTTAAGGAAACCTACGGTGTTATCTTATACCAGGAACAGATAATGAAAATCGCTCAGAAGATAAGCGGATTTTCACTAGGGCAGGCTGATAATTTAAGAAGGGCTATTGGTAAGAAAAAGAAAGACATAATGGATCAGATGAAAAACTCGTTTGTAGAGGGGGCTGTCAAGAACGGGTATGACGAAAAATTTGCACAAGAACTTTTTGACACTATTGAGAAGTTCGCAGAATACGGATTTAACAAATCTCATAGTACAACATATGCAATGATAACATATCAAACTGCCTACCTAAAAGCACACTATCCTCTTGAGTATATGACCGCTTTAATCAACTCAGAAATTGGAAAGTTTGATAAGATGATGAAGTATGTTATGGAAGCAAAGAGAATGGGAATAAAGATCTTACCTCCTGATGTAAACAGAAGTAGAAAACTATTTGAAATAGAGAAAGTAAACGGAAAACTTGGGATAAGATATGGATTTATGGGAATAAAGGGGTTTGGTGAATCAACTGCAGAGGAAATAATAGCGGAAAGAGATAAGGGTGGTCAATACAAAACCATAGATGAATTTTTTGAAAGGACACATCATTTCCTAAAGAAGAATTCTTACGAAATACTAGTAAAATCTGGAGCTTTGGATTCGTTGTTCGGTGACAGAGGTAGACTCTTGGCAGGTCTTGAGAAAGTAGTCGGAGCTTTTTCATCAATCTCAAGGGATAAGGAAATTGGGCAAAATAACCTCTTCCTACAAAGTTCAGTGTACCAATCTGTCCAAAGAAAGCCAACAGTTGAAATCATACTTTCAAGTGTTCCCTCCATATCAAGAGAGACTTTATCGGGTTACGAGAAAGAAACAATAGGTATGTTTTTATCTCATGATCCTCTTAAGGAGTATTGGAAAAGGGTAAAATACTTAACCTCGTTTGAGATAGACTATGTTGATCTCTTACCAGAGGGGTGTCGCTTCACAATTCTAGGAATGATATCTGAGGTTGAGAAAAAAGATACTATTAAAGGAAAAATTGCTAATATCAGGGTAATAAACCCATTTGGAAAAGAAATCTCACTTTATCTATCAACAAGTGCTACAAGAGAATACAGCGAGCTTATTGTTCCCAACAATGTGTTACTTTTCAAAGGGATTATGTCAAAAGGCACTTCTGGTAAAATGTTTCCCAAGGTTGTAAGAGTTGTTAAAGCAGATGAATACAAGAAAGATAGAATCACAGAGTTACACATAATACTATCCAACGATACCTCTGAGAAGAGTTTAACAGAACTTAGAACTATTTTAAAGGAAAACTTTGGAAAGTGTATCTCTTATGTAGGTATTTTAGGTAATGGGAGAATAAAATACTATAAGCTTTCACCTGCTTTCACTGTAAAACCTTCCGTGGAGCTATCGTCAAGAATCAGGGAGCTTGTTGGTGTAAAGGCCTTTTGGTATTTCTAGATACTCTACAGAGAGACTTCTCTAGAATACTTCTAGGTGGGTAAACCTTAATTGCATAATAGATGCTGAATTTGCTTTAATGAACTATCTTTAAAAATCGCAAATTTTATCATATGTTGAGTATGGCTTTTCTACCGATGTCTTTCCTGTAAAACATCCCTTCAAAGGTTATCTCTTCTATTCGCTTGTAAGCTATATCTATAGCCTGCTTTATGGAGTTACCAATTCCTACTACGTTTAATACCCTACCACCGCTTGTAACTAGTTTTCCGTCTTTTATAGTAGTTCCAGCGTGAAATACTATCAAGTCCTCGTTCTCTGATAGATTTCCTACTATTTCCTTCCCTTTCTCAAACTCTCCCGGATATCCCCTTGATGCTAAGACTACTGCTACCGAAAATTTCTCATATACTTCAATTTTTACCTTTCTCAGTAGCCCATCACAGACTGCTTCTACGATTTCGTAGAAATCACCTTTTATGATAGGGAGTATAGTTTGTGCTTCAGGATCTCCGAATCTACAGTTGAATTCTAGGACAAAGGGATTTCCACTTTTATCAATCATAAGTCCACAATACAGAACACCTTTGTATACTATCCCTTCACTAGCAAGTGCTTCAATCGTTGGGTAAACTATCCTATTTATTATTTTTTCGGTTGTCTCTTTGGACACGAAAGGTACCGGTGAGTATGCTCCCATGCCACCTGTATTTGGTCCATTATCGCCATCGTAGGCTCTTTTATGGTCTTGAGCATTTGGAAGTAGTACTACATCTTCCCCATCAGTTAATACAAAGACACTTAGTTCATAACCATCCAACTTCCTCTCAATAACTACTCTATCTCCAGCATCACCAAACTTTTTTTTCAGAAACACTTCCTCAAGAAATCCTATTCCCTCCTCTTTACTTGAAGGAACGACAACACCTTTACCACCCGCAAGACCATTTACCTTTATCACCCAGTTTTGATGTCTCTCAAAAAATGCTTTAGCGCTTTCAAAGTTGTCAAAGATTTCAAAATCTGCAGTAGGGATATTGTATTTCTTCATAATTGATTTTGCAAAAACTTTGCTTCCCTCAACTATACTTGCGTTTGAAGTAGGACCAAAAACTTTTATACCTTCAGAGCTTAAAAAGTCAGATATACCATCAACCAATGGTTGCTCAGGACCTACAACAACCACATCTATCTTGTTGTTTCTAATAAAGCTTATCAGTTCCGAAAACGGAGGCTTTATGGGTAAAGAGATGTTTTCTCCAATACTTGCAGTGCCTCCATTTCCAGGAATACAGAAAATTTTGCTAACATTAGATGATTTACTCATTTTCCAAGCTAAGGCATGTTCCCTACCCCCACTTCCAATAACACATACCCTCATCATTTCCTCCAAATGGTAAAAAATGATAAATTTGTTGTTAAAACTAATTCAAGATATTTGCCTAGCAGGGGTATTTACCCAGTCAGACTGCAAGAAGAAACCACACCTAACTGTGAATTTTCAATAAATTCCAATTCCCATTATTTCCACTAGGTGAGAGAGACCATACCTAATTGTTGAATTTTGGAACTCATTGATGAATTTTAGACTTTATCGTAATTCAGTATTGAGTAGTGTAAACTTTTCTTATTCTTTCACTTTTTACCTACTACTGATTTAAGATTTTTCTAGGATCTTATGAAATATAGAATTCTTACCTCTGGTAAGATAAATTTAGGATTAACGGTCATAGGAAGACTCTCTGATGGATATCACGAGATAGAAAGTATATTCTTACCCATAGGAGTGTTTGACAGTATCTGTTGTGAGTTCAGCATAGATGATAAGGAGAAAGTATTGGAGGTTTTCACGTCGTCAGAATCTTTAAAGGGAGAAGCGGTTCCAACGAACAGTGAAAACATAGTTTGGAGGGTTATTGAACTTGTTGAAAACTTGGTAGGAGTCAAAATTGGCTTTAGGATAAGTCTTGAGAAAAATATACCGGTGGGAAGTGGCTTAG
Coding sequences within it:
- the purD gene encoding phosphoribosylamine--glycine ligase → MRVCVIGSGGREHALAWKMSKSSNVSKIFCIPGNGGTASIGENISLPIKPPFSELISFIRNNKIDVVVVGPEQPLVDGISDFLSSEGIKVFGPTSNASIVEGSKVFAKSIMKKYNIPTADFEIFDNFESAKAFFERHQNWVIKVNGLAGGKGVVVPSSKEEGIGFLEEVFLKKKFGDAGDRVVIERKLDGYELSVFVLTDGEDVVLLPNAQDHKRAYDGDNGPNTGGMGAYSPVPFVSKETTEKIINRIVYPTIEALASEGIVYKGVLYCGLMIDKSGNPFVLEFNCRFGDPEAQTILPIIKGDFYEIVEAVCDGLLRKVKIEVYEKFSVAVVLASRGYPGEFEKGKEIVGNLSENEDLIVFHAGTTIKDGKLVTSGGRVLNVVGIGNSIKQAIDIAYKRIEEITFEGMFYRKDIGRKAILNI
- the glyS gene encoding glycine--tRNA ligase subunit beta, which translates into the protein LPEKQEDKKIIKKGPSKHIAYTSDGQPTQALKGFLSSVSSLQGEIKILREGEKEFVFFEGKQEGRYAKDILKDEIPKIVKTLKFPKTMKWSDVGYSFVRPVRWLVCMLGKEVIDIEIGGVRASNISCGHRFIGENIRIEDPKHYEVLLETKGKVIPSPEKRKQVILSKVDEVEKKLGCKSLLSDRLLEEIVNLVEYPDCGVGTFDETFLTVPSEILVSEMVDHQKFIPLTQDGKLINKFIIITNTIPNEKIVKGNEKVISARLNDGKFLYEEDLKRSINFFVEKTKELVFFGELGTVYDKMQRMEKLSEIVCDILKVEGKEEIVRSASISKFDLTTGVVYEFPELQGIMGYYYSLAFKESKKVAEYIKEHYKPISADDELPSTVGGSILSIVDKLDSIFSLYSAGRKVSGSSDPYGLRRQLIGVSRICIHNSFDLDIIDVFERAVGLYESFLRRSKEEVKEDLEQFISVRLKGLFREMGFRTDEIESTVRKTTNPYDAYLRVKAVNSFRNRGEFVDVAILFKRVRNILLEAGFTSPKEVDLCLLTQEERELYSLILSKKESVEKKIADKNYEEVLNLLLEFQKPVHIFFERVFVMDQNQKIRENRLSILYRLYEMFEKLVDFNAMEFA
- the dnaE gene encoding DNA polymerase III subunit alpha, which codes for MKEFVHLHVHTEYSLLDGANKISELVSKAKEYGMPSLAITDHGNLFGSIEFYKVCKDVGIKPIVGVEAYLTEDMHKKEKVQKVDPYSLDKQYSHITLLAKDIIGYKNLVKMVTKSYTEGFYYKPRIDKKLLEEHRRGIIVLSGCIAGEIPQLLLRGNFKEARRVADWYISTFGRDNFYIEIQRHDLDEEKVVNPALVKLAKDTGVKIVATGDAHYLRVEDAKIHDVLLCIQTNSRRSDPNRFRFPNNTFYLKSPEEMWKDFADFPEALLSSIEISEKCNLEIPFGNKELMPKYYDDNLEGSVDEKLKEMIFEGLLRIFGDNIPQEYIDRANYEFEVIKSMGFSNYFLVVQDFVNWARRMNIPVGPGRGSAAGALIAYALGITQVDPIRYNLLFERFLNPERITMPDIDVDVADRDREKVIKYLTEKYGKENTANIITFGTLQPKAAIRDVGRVLGIQSARIDSVAKAISNVESVSEARTLVSEVREICEGKNDLEKEWIDIAEKLEGIVRHASIHASGIVISSIPIHEFIAFYRDPKEEVISTQISAQYLEELGFLKMDILGLANLSVIQDTVELIMKTRGIEIDISQIPLDDPKTYELLSSGRTDGVFQVESEGMKEMLKRMKPSCIEDIIAALALYRPGPLGSGMDKQYINRKHGAEKVEYPHPDLEEILKETYGVILYQEQIMKIAQKISGFSLGQADNLRRAIGKKKKDIMDQMKNSFVEGAVKNGYDEKFAQELFDTIEKFAEYGFNKSHSTTYAMITYQTAYLKAHYPLEYMTALINSEIGKFDKMMKYVMEAKRMGIKILPPDVNRSRKLFEIEKVNGKLGIRYGFMGIKGFGESTAEEIIAERDKGGQYKTIDEFFERTHHFLKKNSYEILVKSGALDSLFGDRGRLLAGLEKVVGAFSSISRDKEIGQNNLFLQSSVYQSVQRKPTVEIILSSVPSISRETLSGYEKETIGMFLSHDPLKEYWKRVKYLTSFEIDYVDLLPEGCRFTILGMISEVEKKDTIKGKIANIRVINPFGKEISLYLSTSATREYSELIVPNNVLLFKGIMSKGTSGKMFPKVVRVVKADEYKKDRITELHIILSNDTSEKSLTELRTILKENFGKCISYVGILGNGRIKYYKLSPAFTVKPSVELSSRIRELVGVKAFWYF